Genomic DNA from Candidatus Binataceae bacterium:
CCGGCCGCCCAAGCTGAACGAAGCCGATATGGTGCAGCTGGAACAGTGTCTCAAGCAAGGCCCCGAGCAATTCGGCTATCTGAGTGGGCTATGGACGCTGGCGCGGGTGGGCAAGCTGATCGAGCAGCAACATGGCGTGCGGTACGACGCCTCGCAGGTGTGGCGCATCCTGCGCAAGCTCAACTGGAGCTGCCAGCGGCCAACGGGGCGGGCGCGTGAGCGCGACGAGCAAGCTATCCAGCGGTGGAAGAAGGTGCGCTGGCCCCAGCT
This window encodes:
- a CDS encoding IS630 family transposase, which codes for MERRRLQAARLLEQGLAEAEVARRLGVHRQSVNRWAKALKVEGRAGLHRAQRAGRPPKLNEADMVQLEQCLKQGPEQFGYLSGLWTLARVGKLIEQQHGVRYDASQVWRILRKLNWSCQRPTGRARERDEQAIQRWKKVRWPQLKKKRSARTARSSSSTKAD